In Pseudomonas sp. MYb327, one DNA window encodes the following:
- a CDS encoding dicarboxylate/amino acid:cation symporter, whose product MTTRQPLYKSLYFQVIVAIVIGILLGHFYPQLGVAVKPLGDGFIKLIKMIIAPIIFCTVVSGIAGMQDMKSVGKTGGYALLYFEIVSTIALLVGLVVVNIVQPGAGMHIDVSTLDASKVATYVAAGADQSVVGFLLNVIPATIVGAFATGDILQVLMFSVIFGFALHRLGAYGKPLLDFIDRFAHVMFNIINMIMKLAPIGAFGAMAFTIGAYGVGSLVQLGQLMACFYITCLLFILIVLGGIARAHGFSVLKMIRYIREELLIVLGTSSSESVLPRMLIKMERLGAQKSVVGLVIPTGYSFNLDGTAIYLTMAAVFIAQATDSHMDITHQITLLVVLLLSSKGAAGVTGSGFIVLAATLSAVGHLPVAGLALILGIDRFMSEARALTNLVGNAVATIVVAKWVKELDTDVLHAELASGGRGIADEPKDDVLGHEAVTPTNAK is encoded by the coding sequence ATGACGACTCGTCAGCCACTGTACAAATCCCTGTATTTCCAGGTGATCGTTGCAATTGTCATCGGTATTTTGCTCGGTCACTTCTACCCACAGCTTGGTGTGGCCGTTAAACCGTTGGGTGACGGGTTCATCAAACTGATCAAAATGATCATTGCCCCCATCATCTTCTGCACCGTCGTCAGCGGTATCGCGGGCATGCAGGACATGAAGTCGGTCGGCAAGACCGGCGGTTACGCGTTGCTGTACTTCGAAATCGTTTCGACCATCGCTTTGCTGGTTGGCCTGGTCGTGGTCAATATCGTCCAGCCAGGCGCCGGCATGCACATCGATGTCAGCACGCTGGATGCTTCCAAAGTCGCTACCTACGTTGCGGCCGGTGCCGATCAAAGCGTCGTTGGCTTCCTCCTCAACGTGATCCCGGCCACCATCGTCGGCGCGTTCGCCACGGGTGACATCCTGCAAGTGCTGATGTTCTCGGTGATCTTCGGTTTCGCCCTGCATCGCCTCGGTGCCTACGGCAAGCCGCTGCTGGACTTCATCGATCGCTTCGCCCACGTGATGTTCAACATCATCAACATGATCATGAAGCTCGCGCCAATCGGTGCCTTCGGCGCCATGGCGTTCACCATCGGTGCCTACGGTGTGGGTTCGCTGGTGCAACTGGGTCAGCTGATGGCCTGCTTCTACATCACTTGCCTGCTGTTCATCCTGATCGTGCTGGGCGGTATCGCCCGCGCTCACGGTTTCAGCGTGCTGAAGATGATTCGCTACATCCGTGAAGAACTGCTGATCGTGCTGGGTACTTCCTCTTCGGAGTCAGTGCTGCCACGCATGCTGATCAAGATGGAGCGTCTGGGTGCACAAAAATCCGTGGTGGGCCTGGTGATTCCGACCGGCTACTCGTTCAACCTCGACGGCACAGCCATTTACCTGACCATGGCGGCCGTGTTCATTGCCCAGGCTACCGACAGCCACATGGACATCACGCACCAGATCACCTTGCTGGTGGTTTTGCTGCTGTCCTCCAAAGGCGCTGCGGGCGTGACCGGTTCGGGCTTCATCGTCCTCGCGGCCACCCTGTCCGCCGTGGGCCACCTGCCGGTTGCCGGCCTGGCGCTGATCTTGGGTATCGACCGTTTCATGTCCGAAGCCCGCGCCCTGACCAACCTGGTCGGTAACGCGGTGGCGACCATTGTCGTGGCCAAGTGGGTCAAGGAACTGGACACCGACGTGCTGCACGCCGAGCTGGCCTCGGGTGGTCGCGGCATTGCCGACGAGCCTAAAGACGATGTTCTGGGCCACGAAGCGGTAACCCCGACTAACGCCAAATAA